In Flavobacterium sp. CBA20B-1, one DNA window encodes the following:
- a CDS encoding ribonucleoside-diphosphate reductase subunit alpha — MKSTMERLWWLNEESEQILNRGYLLKGETPQKAIERVANAAAKQLYKPELAEAFIEMIEKGWMSLSSPIWANMGTERGLPISCFNVYVPDNIEGITHKLGEVIMQTKIGGGTSGYFGELRERGSAVTDNGKSSGAVSFMKLFDTAMDTISQGGVRRGAFAAYLDIDHDDIKEFLDIKNIGNPIQNLFTGVCVPDYWMQDMIDGDKEKREVWAKVLESRQQKGLPYIFFTDNVNRNKPEVYKDKEMPIYASNLCSEIALPSSKEESFVCCLSSMNLELYDEWKDTEAVKLATYFLDAVISEFTAKTEGNYYLKSAHNFAKNHRALGLGVMGWHSYLQKNMISFESLEAKMLTNQIFKEIEDKALKASQDLARIYGEPSVLKGYGRRNTTLLAIAPTTSSSAILGQTSPGIEPFSSNYYKAGLAKGNFMRKNKYLKALLEEKGLDTEETWRSIMLNHGSVQHLPELNQEEKDVFKTFKEISQYEIILQASIRQKYIDQAQSLNINIPSNLPVKEVNRLLIEAWKLGVKTLYYQRSQSVSKEFVNNLVTCTSCEA; from the coding sequence ATAAAATCAACTATGGAAAGACTATGGTGGCTTAACGAAGAAAGCGAGCAAATATTAAACCGCGGATACCTTTTAAAAGGCGAAACTCCGCAAAAAGCCATTGAGCGCGTTGCCAATGCCGCAGCAAAACAATTATACAAACCCGAATTGGCCGAAGCTTTCATTGAAATGATTGAAAAAGGTTGGATGAGTTTATCCTCACCTATCTGGGCAAATATGGGAACCGAACGCGGTTTACCCATTTCGTGTTTCAATGTGTATGTTCCTGATAATATCGAGGGAATTACCCACAAATTAGGCGAAGTGATTATGCAAACCAAGATTGGTGGCGGTACAAGTGGCTATTTTGGTGAATTGCGCGAACGCGGAAGTGCCGTTACCGATAACGGCAAAAGTAGTGGTGCGGTAAGCTTTATGAAATTGTTCGATACTGCGATGGATACCATTTCGCAAGGCGGTGTGCGCCGTGGTGCTTTTGCTGCTTATTTGGATATTGATCACGACGATATTAAAGAATTTTTAGATATAAAAAACATCGGAAATCCCATCCAGAATCTATTTACAGGTGTTTGCGTACCCGATTATTGGATGCAAGACATGATTGATGGCGACAAAGAAAAACGAGAAGTTTGGGCGAAAGTTTTAGAAAGCCGCCAGCAAAAAGGATTGCCTTATATTTTCTTTACAGACAACGTGAACCGAAACAAACCAGAGGTGTATAAAGACAAAGAAATGCCAATTTATGCAAGTAACCTTTGTTCTGAAATTGCATTGCCTTCATCAAAAGAAGAGTCGTTTGTTTGCTGCTTATCATCAATGAATTTAGAGTTGTATGATGAATGGAAAGATACCGAAGCGGTTAAATTGGCAACTTACTTTTTAGATGCAGTAATCAGTGAATTTACTGCAAAAACCGAAGGAAATTATTACTTAAAATCGGCGCATAATTTCGCTAAAAATCATCGTGCTTTAGGTTTAGGTGTTATGGGATGGCATTCGTATCTACAAAAAAACATGATTTCGTTTGAAAGTTTAGAAGCTAAAATGCTTACCAATCAAATTTTCAAAGAAATAGAAGACAAAGCATTAAAAGCGTCTCAAGATTTAGCTCGAATTTACGGTGAACCATCCGTATTAAAAGGATACGGGCGTAGAAACACTACCTTACTTGCAATTGCACCTACAACATCTTCATCGGCCATTTTAGGACAAACATCTCCTGGAATTGAACCTTTTAGCAGCAATTATTACAAAGCAGGTTTGGCAAAAGGAAACTTTATGCGCAAAAACAAATATTTGAAAGCACTCTTAGAAGAAAAAGGTCTTGACACCGAAGAAACTTGGAGAAGCATTATGTTAAACCACGGAAGCGTGCAACATCTACCAGAGCTGAATCAAGAGGAAAAAGATGTTTTTAAAACGTTTAAAGAAATCAGTCAGTACGAAATTATTTTGCAGGCATCTATCCGTCAAAAATACATTGATCAAGCACAAAGCTTAAACATCAATATTCCGTCAAACCTTCCTGTGAAAGAAGTAAATAGATTGTTAATAGAAGCTTGGAAATTAGGTGTTAAAACATTGTATTATCAACGCAGCCAGAGTGTATCAAAAGAATTTGTAAATAATTTAGTTACTTGTACAAGTTGCGAAGCATAA
- a CDS encoding glutaminyl-peptide cyclotransferase translates to MKKCKYLAFLSLSLLVLACDKEKNEEKKAVTIDTTKLKQTYSLNESLALQLTDASTIDSVQYFLNDKQIGSVKGNNALDYNLANEKYGMQHIKAIAYTKGVSAEAMASIALFSDVQPTVLSYTIVNTYPHDIKAYTQGLEFYGDVLIESTGNGEGIGTRTKGKSSIRKVNPKTGEVLKINELDDAIFGEGATVLNNKIYQLTYKNMEAYVYNVESLQKEKTLPYFKNTDGWGLTNDGTYLYMTDGSDRVYKVNPEDFSLVDYFVVSIPNGTVANVNELEWVNGEIYANFYTQDAIGIFNPTNGSVTGVVDLSDLKNKVTHHPDLDVLNGIAYNKKTGTFFVTGKNWDKMFEIRINK, encoded by the coding sequence ATGAAAAAGTGTAAATACTTAGCATTCTTATCGTTATCATTACTTGTTTTGGCTTGTGATAAAGAAAAAAATGAAGAAAAAAAAGCCGTTACCATTGATACAACCAAATTAAAACAAACTTATTCCTTGAATGAAAGCTTGGCTTTACAGCTTACAGATGCTTCAACTATTGATTCTGTGCAATATTTTTTAAATGATAAGCAAATTGGTTCAGTGAAGGGAAATAATGCGTTGGACTATAATTTGGCAAATGAAAAATATGGTATGCAACATATTAAGGCAATTGCCTATACTAAAGGAGTGTCAGCTGAAGCAATGGCTTCTATTGCTCTTTTTTCTGATGTGCAACCTACTGTTTTATCATACACCATCGTGAATACCTATCCGCATGATATAAAAGCATATACGCAAGGGTTAGAGTTTTATGGCGATGTTTTAATTGAAAGTACCGGAAATGGTGAAGGAATTGGCACGCGAACTAAAGGAAAGTCAAGTATTCGCAAAGTGAATCCTAAAACCGGTGAGGTTTTGAAAATTAATGAATTAGATGATGCGATTTTTGGTGAAGGAGCAACCGTGCTTAACAACAAAATTTATCAATTAACGTATAAAAATATGGAAGCGTATGTGTATAACGTAGAATCGCTTCAGAAAGAAAAAACCTTACCATATTTTAAAAATACAGACGGTTGGGGCTTAACCAACGATGGCACTTACTTGTACATGACTGATGGTAGTGATCGGGTGTATAAAGTAAATCCCGAAGATTTTTCTCTGGTAGATTATTTTGTGGTATCTATTCCTAACGGCACTGTTGCAAATGTGAATGAATTAGAATGGGTTAATGGTGAAATATATGCCAACTTTTACACACAAGATGCTATTGGAATTTTTAACCCCACAAACGGAAGTGTAACCGGAGTGGTTGATTTAAGCGATTTAAAAAATAAAGTTACGCACCATCCAGATTTAGATGTTTTAAATGGTATCGCCTACAATAAGAAAACGGGAACTTTCTTTGTAACGGGAAAGAATTGGGATAAAATGTTTGAGATTAGAATTAATAAGTAA
- a CDS encoding transposase: MKKCLLLITLFLGLNIYAQKECDAFKLENATLTTENQYIKKILDINKPIVEVEKDNLLFQITDIKGNAKDKNIQITFLVATKTEYLSLYLKDFSIIDLEGNEYKVDFIKSSSANTELSQNVPLKLTFSFNDIKNKPLFLKLLKFKAVSKTKKYAVNGFNSNFEFRDLKVRWN, from the coding sequence ATGAAAAAATGTTTACTACTTATTACCCTCTTTTTAGGCTTAAATATTTATGCACAAAAAGAATGTGATGCTTTCAAATTAGAAAATGCAACTTTAACAACCGAAAACCAATATATAAAGAAGATACTCGATATCAATAAGCCAATCGTAGAAGTTGAAAAAGACAATTTGCTTTTTCAAATTACAGATATTAAAGGAAACGCTAAAGATAAAAACATACAAATCACGTTTTTAGTAGCAACTAAAACCGAATATTTAAGCTTGTATTTAAAAGATTTTTCAATAATTGATTTAGAAGGAAATGAATACAAAGTAGATTTCATAAAATCAAGCAGTGCCAATACAGAATTGTCACAAAATGTACCATTGAAACTAACATTTTCGTTCAATGATATAAAAAACAAACCTCTTTTCTTAAAACTTCTAAAATTTAAAGCAGTTTCTAAAACTAAGAAATATGCAGTAAACGGCTTTAATTCAAATTTTGAATTTCGCGATTTAAAAGTTAG
- a CDS encoding ribonucleotide-diphosphate reductase subunit beta yields MSIFSKRVNYKPFEYPEILEFTNAINKSFWVHSEVDFTADVQDFHSHLSPIEQEIVKRSLLAIAQIEVNVKTFWGNLYTHLPKPEFNGLGSTFAECEFRHSEAYSRLLEVLGYNNAFENVVQIPVIKKRIDYLSNALKHSKAEDKKDYLKSLILFTILIENVSLFSQFAIILSFTRFKGAMKNVSNIIAWTSVDEQIHANAGIYIINKIKEEFPDYFDVATVEEINQIVKESIEIESEILDWIFEFGELETISKKNLLNFMKFRLDESMVKIGLKKLFFVSDDAYQPMIWFEEEIFANSLDDFFAKRPVDYTKHDKSITADDLF; encoded by the coding sequence ATGAGTATTTTTTCTAAACGTGTTAATTACAAACCATTTGAATATCCAGAGATTTTAGAGTTTACCAATGCGATTAACAAATCGTTTTGGGTGCATTCCGAAGTAGATTTTACTGCCGATGTTCAAGATTTCCACTCACATTTATCGCCTATCGAGCAAGAAATTGTGAAGCGCAGTTTGCTGGCAATTGCCCAGATCGAAGTAAATGTAAAAACGTTTTGGGGCAATTTATACACCCATTTGCCAAAGCCTGAATTTAATGGTTTGGGAAGCACGTTTGCCGAGTGCGAATTTCGTCATTCTGAAGCTTATTCTCGTTTGTTAGAGGTTTTGGGCTACAACAATGCTTTTGAAAACGTGGTACAAATTCCGGTGATTAAAAAACGTATTGATTATTTATCAAATGCTTTAAAACACTCCAAAGCAGAAGACAAGAAAGATTACTTAAAATCACTGATTTTATTTACTATTTTAATTGAAAATGTATCGCTTTTTAGTCAATTTGCCATTATTTTATCGTTTACACGCTTTAAAGGTGCCATGAAAAATGTAAGTAATATTATTGCATGGACATCTGTTGACGAGCAAATTCATGCAAATGCCGGGATTTATATCATCAATAAAATAAAAGAAGAATTTCCCGATTATTTTGACGTTGCTACGGTTGAAGAAATCAATCAAATTGTAAAAGAATCAATCGAAATCGAAAGTGAAATTCTAGATTGGATTTTTGAATTTGGCGAATTAGAAACCATTTCTAAAAAGAATTTATTGAATTTTATGAAGTTTCGTTTAGATGAAAGCATGGTAAAAATTGGTTTAAAGAAATTGTTTTTTGTGAGCGATGACGCTTACCAGCCCATGATTTGGTTTGAAGAGGAAATTTTTGCAAACAGTTTAGACGATTTCTTTGCAAAACGTCCGGTTGATTATACCAAACACGATAAAAGTATTACTGCCGACGATTTATTTTAA
- a CDS encoding branched-chain amino acid aminotransferase, producing the protein MDSNILNNLQLTKVAVSKIDTFDFENVKFGAKFTDHMLTCAYKNGEWGALEIKPYAPITLDPSARVFHYGQAIFEGMKAYKQDNNDIWLFRPDENFHRFNKSAIRLAMPTIDETRFIGGLKELIKVEKEWVRKGLGNSLYIRPFMIATESGVIASPSSEFLFCILLSPAKSYYSGKIKVQIADYYSRAANGGIGAAKAAGNYSAQFYPTKLAQEAGYNQVIWTDSTHTHLEESGTMNVFFRINNTLYTAPTSDRILDGVTRKSLIALAEHFGYQVKIEPVKVETIIQAAKDGSLKEIFGAGTAAVVNQIEGFAYKDDYYELPNIADEDAYALQLKNALTKLQNKSTDDPFNWTVKI; encoded by the coding sequence GTGGATTCAAACATTTTAAACAACTTACAACTAACTAAAGTTGCCGTTTCAAAAATAGATACTTTTGATTTTGAAAATGTAAAATTTGGTGCCAAATTTACCGATCACATGCTAACATGTGCATACAAAAATGGTGAATGGGGTGCTTTAGAAATTAAACCCTACGCTCCAATTACTTTAGATCCTTCAGCAAGAGTTTTTCATTACGGACAAGCTATTTTTGAAGGAATGAAAGCATATAAACAAGACAATAATGATATTTGGTTGTTTAGACCCGATGAAAACTTTCACCGCTTCAATAAATCGGCAATTCGTTTAGCAATGCCAACGATCGATGAAACACGTTTTATTGGTGGATTAAAAGAGTTGATTAAAGTTGAAAAAGAATGGGTGCGCAAGGGCTTAGGTAATTCATTATACATTCGCCCATTTATGATTGCCACTGAAAGCGGCGTGATTGCAAGCCCTTCAAGCGAATTTTTATTCTGTATTTTGTTGTCTCCGGCAAAATCGTATTACTCCGGAAAAATAAAAGTGCAAATTGCTGATTATTACAGCCGTGCAGCAAATGGAGGAATTGGCGCTGCAAAAGCGGCTGGAAATTATTCGGCACAGTTTTATCCAACCAAACTTGCTCAAGAAGCAGGATATAACCAAGTAATTTGGACCGATTCTACGCACACACATTTAGAAGAATCTGGAACCATGAACGTGTTTTTTAGAATCAATAATACCTTATACACTGCACCAACATCTGATCGTATTTTAGATGGTGTAACCCGTAAAAGTTTAATTGCGCTTGCAGAACATTTTGGATATCAAGTGAAAATTGAACCTGTAAAAGTAGAAACCATTATTCAGGCAGCAAAAGATGGTAGTTTAAAAGAAATTTTTGGAGCAGGAACAGCCGCAGTTGTTAATCAAATTGAAGGATTTGCTTACAAAGATGACTATTATGAACTGCCCAATATTGCCGATGAAGACGCTTATGCGTTGCAGTTGAAAAACGCACTGACAAAACTTCAAAATAAATCAACCGACGATCCATTTAACTGGACAGTGAAAATTTAA
- a CDS encoding adenosylcobalamin-dependent ribonucleoside-diphosphate reductase, translating into MKASTAYFKGDVLAATVFVNKYALKDSQGNIYEKTPDDMHRRIASEIARVEAKYANPMSEEQVFELIKNFTYIIPQGSPMTGIGNPFQIASLSNCFVIGNNGQSDSYGGIMKIDQEQVQLMKRRGGVGHDLSHIRPKGSPVKNSALTSTGLVPFMERFSNSTREVAQDGRRGALMLSVSVNHPDAEGFIDAKLEQGKVTGANVSVRIDDAFMKAVQNNEVYTQKYPIFSQNPKFSKELNAAELWKKIVHNAWKSAEPGILFWDTIINESLPDCYADLGYKTLSTNPCGEIPLCAYDSCRLLAINLFSYVVNPFTADAYFDFELFKKHVAIAQRMMDDIIDLELEKIDAIIEKIDEDPEEAEVKRIERNLWIEIRKKAEEGRRTGVGITAEGDMLAALGIRYGSKEGNEFSVNLHKTLALAAYRSSVEMAKERGAFAIYDAKRELNNPFALRIKENDPELYNDMQEYGRRNIALLTIAPTGSTSILSQTTSGIEPVFLPVYKRRRKVNPNDKDVRVDFVDEVGDSWEEYVVFHHKFKMWMEVNGIDTDKNYTQEEINVLIEKSPYYKATSNDVDYISKVEMQGAIQKWVDHSISVTINVPNDVTEELVGQLYMKAWEVGCKGVTVYRDGSRSGVLISNDKKEEKKTETLAENEVSFPTKRPQILEADVVRFQNNKEKWIAFIGKIDNHPYEIFTGLADDEDGILIPRWVNNGFIIKNRDENGNSRYDFQYVNQRGYKTTIEGLSYRFDPVFWNYAKLISGTLRHGMKIENVVDLINSLQLDNESINTWKNGVARALKRFVPDGTEANGQKCSNCNSTNLMYQEGCLTCKDCGSSKCG; encoded by the coding sequence ATAAAAGCTTCAACAGCATACTTTAAGGGCGATGTATTGGCAGCAACTGTTTTTGTGAACAAATATGCATTGAAAGATTCGCAGGGGAATATCTATGAAAAAACACCTGATGATATGCATCGCCGTATTGCATCAGAAATTGCTCGTGTAGAAGCAAAATATGCCAACCCAATGAGCGAAGAACAAGTTTTTGAATTAATTAAGAATTTTACCTATATCATTCCGCAAGGAAGTCCAATGACGGGTATTGGAAATCCGTTTCAAATAGCTTCCTTATCAAACTGTTTCGTGATTGGAAACAATGGGCAAAGCGATTCGTATGGTGGTATTATGAAAATTGATCAAGAGCAAGTACAACTAATGAAGCGTCGCGGTGGAGTAGGGCATGATTTGTCTCACATTCGTCCAAAAGGTTCTCCAGTAAAAAACTCTGCTTTAACATCTACAGGTTTGGTTCCGTTTATGGAGCGTTTTTCCAACTCAACCCGCGAAGTAGCCCAAGACGGTCGCCGTGGAGCATTAATGCTTTCGGTATCGGTGAATCATCCCGATGCAGAAGGTTTTATTGATGCAAAACTAGAACAAGGAAAAGTAACTGGTGCAAATGTTTCGGTTCGAATTGACGATGCTTTTATGAAAGCCGTTCAGAACAATGAAGTTTATACCCAAAAATACCCGATTTTCTCACAAAATCCAAAGTTTTCTAAAGAATTGAATGCTGCAGAATTGTGGAAAAAAATCGTTCACAACGCATGGAAATCTGCCGAACCAGGAATTTTGTTCTGGGACACCATCATCAACGAATCATTACCAGATTGTTATGCCGATTTAGGTTACAAAACATTATCAACAAATCCATGTGGTGAAATTCCTTTGTGTGCTTACGATTCATGTCGTTTGTTGGCAATTAATTTGTTCTCGTATGTGGTAAATCCGTTTACTGCCGATGCTTATTTCGATTTTGAATTGTTCAAAAAACACGTAGCAATTGCACAGCGAATGATGGATGATATTATTGATTTAGAATTAGAAAAAATCGATGCTATCATTGAAAAAATCGACGAAGATCCAGAAGAAGCAGAAGTAAAACGCATTGAAAGAAATTTGTGGATTGAAATTCGCAAAAAAGCAGAAGAAGGTCGCAGAACAGGAGTTGGAATTACCGCAGAAGGCGATATGTTGGCTGCATTAGGTATTCGCTATGGTTCTAAAGAAGGAAACGAATTCTCTGTAAACCTACATAAAACATTGGCTTTAGCAGCATATCGTTCATCAGTAGAAATGGCGAAAGAGCGTGGTGCTTTTGCAATTTACGACGCAAAACGCGAATTAAACAACCCATTTGCGCTGCGTATTAAAGAAAACGACCCGGAATTGTATAACGATATGCAAGAATACGGACGTAGAAATATTGCCTTATTAACCATTGCGCCAACAGGTTCCACATCAATTTTGTCGCAAACCACATCGGGTATCGAGCCGGTTTTCTTGCCTGTTTATAAACGCCGTAGAAAAGTAAATCCAAACGATAAAGATGTTCGAGTTGATTTTGTAGATGAAGTAGGAGATTCTTGGGAAGAATATGTGGTTTTTCACCATAAATTTAAAATGTGGATGGAAGTAAACGGTATAGATACCGATAAAAATTACACACAAGAAGAAATCAACGTTTTAATTGAAAAATCACCTTATTACAAAGCCACTTCAAACGATGTAGATTATATTAGTAAAGTGGAAATGCAAGGTGCTATTCAAAAATGGGTAGATCACTCTATTTCTGTAACCATTAATGTGCCAAATGATGTAACCGAAGAATTGGTAGGTCAATTGTATATGAAAGCTTGGGAAGTAGGTTGTAAAGGGGTAACTGTATATCGCGACGGTTCTCGTTCAGGTGTATTGATTTCAAACGACAAAAAAGAAGAAAAGAAAACCGAAACGCTAGCAGAAAACGAAGTTTCGTTCCCAACAAAACGTCCACAAATTTTAGAAGCAGATGTAGTTCGTTTTCAAAACAACAAAGAAAAATGGATTGCATTTATTGGTAAAATAGACAACCATCCCTACGAAATTTTCACCGGTTTAGCCGATGATGAAGATGGAATCTTAATTCCGCGATGGGTAAACAATGGGTTTATTATTAAAAACCGCGATGAAAACGGAAACTCTCGATATGATTTTCAATATGTAAACCAACGTGGTTATAAAACAACAATTGAAGGATTATCGTATCGATTTGACCCTGTTTTCTGGAACTATGCAAAATTAATTTCGGGTACCTTACGCCACGGAATGAAAATTGAAAACGTAGTAGATTTAATCAACTCATTACAGTTAGATAACGAATCAATCAACACCTGGAAAAACGGAGTGGCACGCGCATTAAAACGCTTTGTGCCAGACGGAACCGAAGCCAACGGACAGAAATGCAGCAACTGTAATTCCACCAACTTAATGTATCAAGAAGGCTGTTTAACCTGTAAAGATTGCGGATCTTCTAAATGTGGGTAA
- a CDS encoding DUF4920 domain-containing protein → MKKIVFFFAATALLVACDKKQDSNATETASNTTDEKMNFQVYGDSISAEVAISKEEMLAKYEDMKPTDTLAVKLDSEIIATCKKKGCWMTLKLGKDKEAFVKFKDYAFFVPKEGAENHRTIISGKAFIETTPVDELKHYAKDAGKTDAEIAAITEPKVEYRFMADGVLIAEN, encoded by the coding sequence ATGAAAAAAATCGTATTCTTTTTTGCAGCAACTGCTTTATTGGTTGCATGTGATAAAAAACAAGACAGCAACGCTACCGAAACCGCTAGCAACACAACCGATGAGAAAATGAATTTCCAGGTGTATGGTGACAGCATTTCTGCCGAAGTCGCTATTTCGAAGGAAGAAATGTTGGCAAAATATGAAGACATGAAACCAACCGACACGTTAGCTGTTAAATTAGATTCAGAAATAATTGCTACATGCAAAAAGAAAGGTTGTTGGATGACCTTGAAATTGGGCAAGGATAAAGAAGCTTTTGTAAAATTTAAAGATTATGCTTTTTTTGTTCCTAAAGAAGGTGCAGAAAATCATAGAACCATTATATCAGGAAAAGCTTTTATAGAAACAACACCGGTTGATGAATTAAAGCATTATGCAAAAGATGCAGGTAAGACTGATGCTGAAATTGCTGCAATCACAGAACCTAAAGTAGAATATCGTTTTATGGCAGATGGTGTTTTAATTGCTGAAAATTAA
- a CDS encoding acyl-CoA thioesterase, giving the protein MTIEQRIKNSETRIFKAVFPNTTNHYDTLFGGTAMHMMDEVAFITATRFSRQMMVTVSSDKIDFTKPIPAGTIVELIGKVTKVGNKSLKVSVEIYIEEMYTDIRYLAINGEFTFVALDKDKNPTKVIKD; this is encoded by the coding sequence ATGACAATAGAACAACGAATTAAGAACAGCGAAACCCGTATTTTTAAAGCGGTTTTCCCAAATACAACCAATCATTACGACACGCTGTTTGGCGGAACCGCCATGCACATGATGGACGAAGTTGCTTTTATTACCGCAACCCGTTTTTCTAGACAAATGATGGTAACGGTTTCATCTGATAAAATCGATTTTACCAAACCCATTCCGGCAGGAACCATTGTTGAATTGATTGGAAAAGTTACCAAAGTTGGCAATAAAAGCTTAAAGGTTTCGGTTGAAATTTACATCGAAGAAATGTACACCGATATACGCTATTTAGCAATAAACGGCGAATTTACATTTGTTGCCTTAGATAAAGACAAAAACCCAACGAAAGTTATTAAGGATTAA
- a CDS encoding sodium:solute symporter family protein: MPHWIDVLIFIIYFLGMLGVGFYFANKHTDERDYYTGSGTLSAGHVGLSVVATDVGGGFSIGLGGVGFTMGLSGSWLLFTGLIGAWLSAVFLIPKVFEWQQRRGGYFLTLPQVFKYLYNKKVALVAAIICIIGYTGFTSSQFLAGAKLSTAAFPAVDTQTMLWIMGIIAVFYTMLGGMKAVIYTDTVQWIILLAGLMLVAIPVAYIKLGGMQGILPYLNQDMLSLKNITWQQIINWSVTIIPIWFVGMTLYQRIFACKDVKTAKKAWYFAGFLEWPIMAFTGVILGMLANVAIQQKLVPIEGGVLNDVELGLPLLIKNILPIGLTGVVMAAYFSAVLSTADSCLMAASGNVVGDLIPDHKKKNSHTIIRMSKISTLLIGFLAILLASVMENVLALMLYAYAFMVSGLLVPVIAAIVFKKPKPTPALISMIVGGGLSIFLIIIDIKLPFGLDANVFGLSAAICAYGIASMFVKSD, from the coding sequence ATGCCACATTGGATTGATGTATTAATTTTTATAATTTATTTTTTGGGAATGCTAGGGGTGGGGTTCTATTTTGCAAATAAGCACACCGACGAACGAGATTATTATACAGGCAGCGGTACTTTGTCAGCAGGTCATGTGGGGCTATCGGTAGTAGCAACAGATGTAGGCGGCGGTTTTTCAATAGGTTTAGGAGGAGTTGGTTTTACAATGGGTTTATCGGGTTCGTGGTTGCTTTTTACAGGTTTAATAGGGGCATGGTTAAGTGCTGTTTTTTTAATACCAAAAGTTTTTGAATGGCAGCAAAGAAGAGGCGGGTATTTTCTTACACTTCCTCAAGTTTTCAAATATCTATACAATAAAAAAGTAGCACTAGTGGCAGCAATCATTTGTATTATTGGCTACACAGGTTTCACAAGTTCGCAATTTTTGGCAGGAGCAAAACTTTCAACAGCTGCTTTTCCCGCAGTTGATACCCAAACCATGCTTTGGATAATGGGAATAATTGCCGTTTTTTATACCATGCTTGGTGGGATGAAAGCGGTAATTTATACCGATACTGTGCAATGGATTATTTTACTTGCGGGATTAATGCTCGTTGCAATTCCTGTTGCTTATATTAAATTAGGTGGAATGCAAGGTATACTGCCTTATTTAAACCAAGACATGCTTTCTCTAAAAAATATTACTTGGCAACAAATTATTAATTGGAGTGTAACAATTATACCCATTTGGTTTGTTGGAATGACACTTTATCAGCGTATATTCGCTTGTAAGGATGTTAAAACAGCAAAAAAAGCTTGGTATTTTGCAGGTTTTTTAGAATGGCCTATTATGGCTTTTACAGGTGTTATTTTAGGAATGCTTGCAAATGTGGCTATTCAACAAAAGTTAGTACCCATTGAAGGCGGTGTTTTAAACGATGTAGAACTAGGACTACCTTTACTAATAAAAAATATTTTACCTATAGGTTTAACCGGCGTTGTGATGGCAGCTTATTTTTCAGCAGTTTTATCCACGGCCGACAGTTGTTTAATGGCGGCCTCTGGTAATGTGGTTGGAGATTTAATACCAGATCATAAAAAGAAAAACAGCCATACCATTATTAGAATGTCTAAAATTTCTACCTTACTCATCGGATTTCTCGCCATATTACTTGCTTCGGTTATGGAAAATGTATTAGCATTAATGCTTTATGCTTATGCATTTATGGTTTCAGGTCTTTTAGTACCCGTAATTGCCGCAATAGTTTTCAAAAAACCAAAGCCTACTCCCGCATTAATTTCTATGATAGTAGGTGGTGGTCTTTCCATTTTTTTAATTATAATAGATATAAAGCTACCATTTGGACTAGATGCCAATGTTTTTGGACTTAGTGCTGCAATTTGCGCCTATGGAATTGCTAGTATGTTCGTAAAATCTGATTGA